AGGGTCCACAGGCGCACCCGCTCGTCCGATGCGGCTGCGAGGACACGGGCGGCCCAGGAATGGTGCGCGGTCATGCGTAACTCGGCGCCTTCTTCGGCCGAACCTCGACGTACTCGATCGTGCGCACGGCCATGACCTGGTGCGCGGTCAAGGTCTGCCTGGCTTGGTCGATAAACCGGGGGTTGAGCTCGTCATCGAGCAGGGGCAGCGCCCAGTGGGTGCCGTCGTCGGTGCGCTGCACGATGAGGAAACGCTCCTCGCTGCCATTGGGAAGGTCAGCATCGTGCTGGACATCGATGGGCGTGTATCCGGCGTGCGGTTGGCCGAGGTCGTTCACCTCGTTGAGGGTGCGGGCGACGTCGAGCGGGATCCGTCGGGTGATCACTGGTGCTCCTAGGTGGGGAGGGGGTTAGAACGGGGTTTGCTGGTTGGGGAAGGCCCAGGGGTCGTCTGCCGGGGGCTGGTGACCGCCCGTGTGCCCGTATCCGCTGGTGGAGCGGTTGCTCTGCTGGTGGTGGTCGGCAGACCGCTGCTGTCTGGTCACGGTCGCGGTGGCGTTGCGCAGGGCCGGGCCGACCTCTTCGACGTCGATCTCGTAGACGGTCCGCTCCTGGCCCTCGCGGGTCTCGAAGGACCGCTGCTTCAGGCGGCCCTGCACGATGACGCGCACACCGCGTTGCAGGCTCTCGGCCACGTTCTCCGCGTACTGACGCCACACGGTGCAGGAGAGGAACATGGATTCCCCGTCCCGCCACTCTCCCGAGGCGCGGTCGAAGGTGCGGGGCGTCGAGGCCACGCGGAAGTTGGCGACCGCGGCTCCACTGGGCGTGAAGCGAAGTTCAGGGTCATCGACGAGGTTGCCGATCAGGGTTATCTGGGTTTCGCCTGCCATGAGGCCCCTTTCGTTGTGGCGCGGCGTCTGCTTTTCGCAGCTCACCTCCCGTTCGGGCAGCACCGACAGTACTAAACTTTGCGCCAAGTTGCGAGAACTTGACGCAAAGTTTGAGGGCATGGCTACGCAGGGTTACTGAAAGGTGTGCCTACCGCACTCCAAGAGCCGTCATCACCGATCCGCGCCCACACGCTGTTCGCATACAGGACCGGCACTTCGGCAGGTGGCACGATCGACAGCTTCGAGAGCACGATGCCGCGCCGCTTCGCTTCCCTCGCGCTGGCGGCGTCGCACGTGATCAGGCCGTGGCAACCGGTCGTACCGGTGCCGTGCAGCAACACCAGGTTGCCGGGCAGATTCAGCTCCCGGCGCCGGGACCCGCCCGCGCCCCGGTTGGTGCGGTGGTGAATGCTGTGCCACTCCGGGCTGACCGCCCGTCCACACCACACACACGCTCCCCCGTCGCGGTCCCACACCAGCTCGCGAACGGCCCTGCTCGGTCCGGTCATGCCGCACACTCCTCGTCTTCGTTCTCGTTCCACATGGCGCGGCGTTCGTCCTGTGTGGTGCCGCCCCAGACGCCGTAGCGCTCCCGGGTAGCGAGCGCGTACTCCAGACAGGCCCGTCGAACTTCGCACCGCGAGCACACCGCCAACGCCTGGTCGGGCGTCTGCCCCTTGCCGGGGTAGAACGCCTCCGGGTCGGTCTCCGCACACAGCGCCCGGTCCTGCCACGACATGTCCAGGCCGGGCGGGGGAGCGAGCAGCCGCACCAGGTCGTCCAGGGCTGTGGGGGTCACCGGGCCACCTTGCGGCGGTCGGCTCCGGAGACCTCGACACGGGTCGTCATTTCGATCAGGCGAGACGCGATCCGGTCACCCACCAGGTTCGGCAGTGCGATCGGGGACTCGTTGCTCGTGATGATCATCGGCAGGCACCGGTTATAGCGGTGGTTGATGATCCGGTACGTCGTCTCCTCGGTCCACGCGCTGTCCTTGGTGGTGCCGAGGTCGTCCAGGAGTAGAAGCGGGGTCTGCATCACGCGGCGCATGGTGCGCTCGCGCTCCACCGGATCTGACGCGCCGGGGCGGAGGGCGGCGTACAGATCCGGGAACGTCGCAGCGACCACTCCGAACCGGCCCGGTCCGGATTCCGCGATCAGTCGCAGGGCTCCATACGCGAGGTGGGTTTTCCCCGTGCCAGTGGGGCCCCACAGCATGAGGGAATCCGCGGTCGTCGGGTTCATGGCAACTTCACTCGCCCACCTCGCCACCTGAGGCATATCGGCGGTCGCGTTCGTGTACCGGGGCGGTACCGCCCGGTTGAGCTTGGCGAGTGCGGCGTTCACGCGCTGGCGGTGGTGGTACGCCGGGTGCCCCGGTTCGTCGGGGGACGGGCCGTCGTTGATCGGCCCGGGGGTGGTGTCCAGGCCGCGCTGGCGGGCGATGCGCGCCAGGCGACCGAGGAGGGATTCGCTGGCGAGAGCGGTAGCCATTTAGGGGTCTCCTTCGGGTTAGGCCCAGGGGTCGGGGTTGGAGCCGTAGGTGGTGGGGTTGCGGTAGGGCTGGTGGCTTCCGGCTCTTTGGCGGGGCGGCTGGTACATCGGGTCGGGCTCGTCGGCGTACCGCTCGGAGCGCAGCCACGTGGCCGGATAGGCGGTGTACTGGGGGTCCTCGCCGTCACGTTCTCGGGCGTACTGGTGGGCGGCGGCGACGATGGTGTGCGGCTCCGCTCCGCGCTTGAGCACCTGCCCCCACGCCTTGCGGGCGTCGCCCTTCGCCTTCTTCTTCGGGTACGCGCTCCAGAACGCCTCGAAGAGAGCGTCAGGGGTTGGCGCGTTCGCCTCCGCGCCGAGGTCGGGGAAGAGAGACTCTCTTTCTCCTGACGGTTCCTGGACGGTTCCGTCCGAAGATTCTTCGGGGGTTGGGCGCAAATTCTTCGCCCCGGAAGATTTTTCGGGGGCCGAAGATCCTTCGGGGGTTGCCGAGCTGACCTGCGATTTCGCCGACCCCCGAACATTCTTCGGGGGTGCAGGATCTTCCCCCCGAGCTTTCTTCGGGGGCGAAAGATCTTCGGGGGTCCGCATGAGGACCGTGTACATGTTCGTGCCCCGGCGTCCGCCGTTGAGCTCCACATCCAACTCGCCCAGCTCGATGCACTGCTGGATGGCCGACTGCACGGACCGGTCAGTGAGACGGGTCTTGCGGCACAGCTCCTTGTTGGACGGCCAGGCGTTGGTGCCGTCTCCGGAGGCACAGTCCGCGATGGCGAGCAGCACCAGGCGGGCTGAGTTCTTCGTTCGTGAGTGGTTCCACACCCACGCCATGACTTCAACGGCCACGAGCTCTCCAAGGGTGGTCACGGGTAAGGCCTGGGGGATGCTGGACTGCGTGCCCCCGCATCACCGGAGCAGCTCTGCCAGCGCTCTTCCCGCAGCGGTGAGAGCTGGAGTGGTGTGCTCGCGAAGCAGCCCTTTCCGCGTCAGGGCTGTTTGGCAGCGTGAGCTGATCGGCTTCCTGGCGAGGACATCGACCAGGGCGTTCTCCTGGGCTTCGGTGAGCCTCGGCTGACGGAACGCGGTGTGTGGGCTGATGAGCACCTGGGCACCGCCATCAGGGGTGACTCGCAGCATCCAAGTGCGGCGCCCTGCACCGTCGGGCAGATCCGCATAGCTGTCCACCACACCACTGACGGCGCGACCACGGCTTTCGTGCACCCCGATGACGCGCGAACCACGCGGGAAGCGGCTGCGGACCACGATCTGGTCCACCTCGAACCGCCGCTCCTTGGGGACGGTGACAGACCACCCTTTCTCCGTGAGGGTGAACCGGTTCGGGCGGTCCGTCTGGTCCCCCGGGGTGGTCCTGATGATCCACCCGTTGGCTTCTGCGGACCGGAGCGTGGGCCAGGTGCCGAGGGTCAAGGACCCGGTTTCGGGGTCGGCGGTGGACAGAGCCGCGAGCACTGCGGCACTCGGGACGACGGTATTCATTGGTTTCCTTAGGAAGGGCCGCCCCGAGGGGAACGGGGCGGCCGTTGGATCGAGTTAGCGCAGGATGGTTACTGCGGTGCCGACAGCGACTCGGAAGGACTCGCGCGCCTGGAACAGCTTGTGCTGAACGGCTGTCACCTTGGCGGCCACGTTTCCGAGGGCGCGGGGTTCGTACTCGGGGTTCTCCCGAACGCGGTCCAGCTCGATGCTGAGCCGGTCGAGTTCTCTTGCCAGGTCCTTCTCGTGACGGTCCACAGTCCAGCTGTGGGTGTAAACGAGATCCAGGAGGGTTTGGCCGGCGCGGTCCAGGGTGGTGCGGTCGATGCCTCCCAACCGGGAGTCGATGAGCTGTTGGCAGTACTTGCTAGTCATCGTGTAACTGGCCTTACCTTCGGCCGGGGCTGGTCCCCGGTGCAGGTCAGAAGCTAAGGC
This DNA window, taken from Nocardiopsis exhalans, encodes the following:
- a CDS encoding ATP-binding protein: MATALASESLLGRLARIARQRGLDTTPGPINDGPSPDEPGHPAYHHRQRVNAALAKLNRAVPPRYTNATADMPQVARWASEVAMNPTTADSLMLWGPTGTGKTHLAYGALRLIAESGPGRFGVVAATFPDLYAALRPGASDPVERERTMRRVMQTPLLLLDDLGTTKDSAWTEETTYRIINHRYNRCLPMIITSNESPIALPNLVGDRIASRLIEMTTRVEVSGADRRKVAR
- a CDS encoding helix-turn-helix domain-containing protein, with protein sequence MAVEVMAWVWNHSRTKNSARLVLLAIADCASGDGTNAWPSNKELCRKTRLTDRSVQSAIQQCIELGELDVELNGGRRGTNMYTVLMRTPEDLSPPKKARGEDPAPPKNVRGSAKSQVSSATPEGSSAPEKSSGAKNLRPTPEESSDGTVQEPSGERESLFPDLGAEANAPTPDALFEAFWSAYPKKKAKGDARKAWGQVLKRGAEPHTIVAAAHQYARERDGEDPQYTAYPATWLRSERYADEPDPMYQPPRQRAGSHQPYRNPTTYGSNPDPWA
- a CDS encoding single-stranded DNA-binding protein, giving the protein MAGETQITLIGNLVDDPELRFTPSGAAVANFRVASTPRTFDRASGEWRDGESMFLSCTVWRQYAENVAESLQRGVRVIVQGRLKQRSFETREGQERTVYEIDVEEVGPALRNATATVTRQQRSADHHQQSNRSTSGYGHTGGHQPPADDPWAFPNQQTPF
- a CDS encoding WhiB family transcriptional regulator, yielding MSWQDRALCAETDPEAFYPGKGQTPDQALAVCSRCEVRRACLEYALATRERYGVWGGTTQDERRAMWNENEDEECAA
- a CDS encoding HNH endonuclease; the encoded protein is MTGPSRAVRELVWDRDGGACVWCGRAVSPEWHSIHHRTNRGAGGSRRRELNLPGNLVLLHGTGTTGCHGLITCDAASAREAKRRGIVLSKLSIVPPAEVPVLYANSVWARIGDDGSWSAVGTPFSNPA